In Streptomyces liangshanensis, the DNA window CGCCCTCGCCGCCGCCGAGGGCTTCGAGCTGGACCGCTGCGCCGCGTACAGCGACTCGCACAACGACATCCCGATGCTCTCGCTCGTGGGGCACCCGTACGCGATCAACCCCGACGCCAAGCTGCGCAAGCACGCCCGCCGGCTCGACTGGCGGCTGCGCGACTACCGGACCGGCCGCAAGGCGGCCAAGGTCGGCATCCCGGCGGCCGCCGGCGTGGGCGCCCTGGCGGGCGGCACGGCCGCCGCCGTCGCCCTGCACCGCCGCCGCCGCTGACCTCTCCCGCGACGACGACCTCCACCACACCCCGGGCGGCCCGCCCGGGGTGTTTCGCGATCCCGGCGTTCTACCCGGGCGCTCCTCCCCGTAGTCACCGTGACGACATCCCGCCACAACCCATCACCGCATCACGCAGATCTTGACCAAATCCGATCAGCAAATGGTCACGATGTGCTACTTGATCCGCCGCTTAGCCGCTACAGAAGCGACGTAATCGATGATTTGAGCAACTGGGTGTAGCGCTGCCTGTACGAAGCGTTATTCTCCTCAGACGCATACCGGACCCCACCCGTCACCACGGCGAGTGAACGGTCCCGCACTGCACGTGATGGAAGCTCTGCCTCTGGGAGTCCCGTGTACCCACACGTCGGGGTTGACGCCTCGGGCCTGGCTACGCTGCGCGCAACGGTCCTCGACCATTTGCGCGGCTTCGTCCCCACCGCGTACGCCGTCCCCGCCTTCGCCGCAGCGGCCCCTGCCGTGAGCGGCCCTATCGGACCTTGTTATGCCCTGGCGAGCGGCGGTGCGGCGGTCGGCAGACGGGGAAGCAGAAGCAGCACCCCCGCCTCGACCACCGCCCGCCGGCCCACCGCCGACAGCGACAGCGCCCGCATGATGGAACTCGTCGAGCGCGCCCAGGCCGGTGAGGCCGAGGCCTTCGGCCGGCTGTACGACCAGTACAGCGACACCGTCTACCGCTACATCTACTACCGCGTGGGCGGAAAGGCGACCGCGGAGGACCTCACCAGCGAGACGTTCCTGCGCGCCCTGCGCCGGATCTCCACCTTCACCTGGCAGGGCCGTGACTTCGGCGCCTGGCTGGTCACGATCGCCCGCAACCTGGTCGCCGACCACTTCAAATCGAGCCGGTTCCGGCTCGAAGTGACCACAGGCGAAATGCTCGACGCCAACGAGGTCGAGCGCAGTCCCGAGGACTCCGTCCTGGAGTCCCTCTCCAACGCGGCGCTGCTGGAAGCCGTACGGAAACTCAACCCCCAGCAGCAGGAGTGCGTCACCCTGCGCTTCCTGCAAGGCCTCTCCGTCGCCGAGACGGCCCGGGTCATGGGCAAGAACGAAGGAGCGATCAAGACCTTGCAATACCGAGCCGTACGCACCCTGGCCCGGCTCCTCCCGGAAGACGCCCGCTGACAGCCGACGACTCAACTCACTTTCGGTGACGCCCCGATGACGCACTGGTCCGATCATCCTCCGCGCGTAACCCAAGTGCCGA includes these proteins:
- a CDS encoding ECF subfamily RNA polymerase sigma factor, BldN family, encoding MYPHVGVDASGLATLRATVLDHLRGFVPTAYAVPAFAAAAPAVSGPIGPCYALASGGAAVGRRGSRSSTPASTTARRPTADSDSARMMELVERAQAGEAEAFGRLYDQYSDTVYRYIYYRVGGKATAEDLTSETFLRALRRISTFTWQGRDFGAWLVTIARNLVADHFKSSRFRLEVTTGEMLDANEVERSPEDSVLESLSNAALLEAVRKLNPQQQECVTLRFLQGLSVAETARVMGKNEGAIKTLQYRAVRTLARLLPEDAR